Proteins from one Mycobacterium sp. SMC-2 genomic window:
- a CDS encoding SDR family NAD(P)-dependent oxidoreductase has translation MRGLKDKTFLIAGGATGIGAATAERLAGEGASVVIGDLNITGATATAERIAESGGRAIAVEFDLADDASVRRLVDLTMREFGALHGLHNVGADLSDHNLGRDTTILDTDMDVWVRTLDVNLLGYVRTIRAVLPHLLDQGGGSIVNTSSGAALGSDPLHVAYGASKAAVNHLTRHVAVNWGRHNIRSNGVMPGLVMGETQERQNDTQLQQAFLMFGKTTRLGRPDDLAAITAFLLSDEAEWITGQVWYIGGGSHLRQ, from the coding sequence ATGCGCGGGCTGAAGGACAAAACATTCCTGATCGCCGGAGGAGCCACCGGAATTGGCGCCGCGACCGCCGAGCGCCTTGCCGGCGAGGGGGCGTCCGTCGTCATCGGTGACCTCAACATCACCGGCGCCACCGCCACCGCCGAACGGATCGCCGAGTCCGGTGGGCGCGCGATCGCCGTGGAATTCGACCTTGCGGATGATGCGTCCGTGCGGCGCCTCGTCGACCTGACCATGAGGGAATTCGGTGCGCTTCACGGTCTGCACAACGTCGGTGCCGACCTTTCCGACCACAACCTGGGGCGCGACACCACGATTCTCGATACCGACATGGACGTCTGGGTGCGCACCCTCGACGTCAACCTGCTCGGCTACGTCCGCACCATCCGCGCCGTACTCCCGCACCTGCTCGACCAGGGTGGCGGCAGCATTGTGAACACCTCCTCTGGTGCGGCCCTGGGCAGCGATCCGCTGCATGTCGCCTACGGCGCCTCGAAGGCTGCGGTGAACCACCTGACCCGCCACGTCGCCGTCAATTGGGGCAGACACAACATCCGGAGCAACGGCGTCATGCCCGGGCTGGTGATGGGCGAAACCCAGGAACGTCAGAACGACACACAACTGCAGCAGGCCTTCCTCATGTTTGGCAAGACCACTCGACTGGGCAGACCCGACGACCTCGCCGCAATCACGGCCTTTCTGCTATCGGACGAAGCCGAGTGGATCACCGGCCAGGTCTGGTACATCGGCGGCGGCTCGCACCTGCGGCAATAG
- a CDS encoding DUF4242 domain-containing protein, producing the protein MPIFMVERNFAEELEPGLESADGINRINDQEGVRWMYSFLSADKRKTYCLYEAPSPEAIRSAAARAGLPADTVVEVTDRLMPNGALSDI; encoded by the coding sequence GTGCCCATCTTCATGGTCGAGCGCAACTTTGCCGAGGAACTGGAACCCGGCCTCGAGTCCGCCGATGGTATCAACCGGATCAACGACCAGGAGGGCGTGCGCTGGATGTACTCGTTCCTGTCGGCGGACAAACGAAAAACCTACTGCCTGTACGAGGCACCGTCGCCGGAGGCCATCAGATCCGCGGCCGCGCGCGCCGGCCTGCCCGCCGATACCGTCGTCGAAGTGACGGACCGCCTGATGCCGAATGGGGCCCTGTCCGACATCTGA
- a CDS encoding FAD-binding oxidoreductase → MSLTTATDELRARLGSQVILPDDPRYDEARALHNGMIDKRPALIVRCESADDIAGALEFARRSDLAVAVRGGGHNGPGFGSVDGGLVIDLSLMNRVDVDSERRTARVQGGATWAQVDAATHAHGLATPTGIISSTGVGGLTLGGGHGYLTRKHGLTIDNLLEAEVVLADGKVVTASESQHPDLFWALRGGGGNFGVVTSFTFRLHPVHTVICGPTAWPSSATADILSWYRDFMPAQDEDLYGFFAAMTVPPVAPFPEAFHLHKACAVVWCYTGDPAGAEEAFAPVRQMEPAFDGLGPVPYPLLQSTFDGLYPKGLQWYWRGDFVRTIPDAAVQAHARFTEELPTMHSTMHLYPIDGAVHQVGQSDTAWAYRDVNFSQVIAGVDPDPANAELLKRWTVDYWDATHPYSAGGAYVNFMMDEGQERVRATYGPNYQRLTEIKAQYDPGNVFHINQNIRPAG, encoded by the coding sequence ATGAGCCTCACGACCGCAACCGATGAATTACGCGCCCGGCTCGGCTCGCAGGTGATCCTGCCGGACGACCCCAGGTACGACGAGGCACGTGCCCTGCACAACGGCATGATCGACAAGCGTCCGGCCCTGATCGTGCGCTGCGAATCGGCTGACGACATCGCGGGAGCCCTCGAATTCGCCCGGAGGTCGGACCTCGCGGTCGCCGTCCGCGGGGGTGGCCACAACGGCCCCGGGTTCGGCTCCGTCGACGGTGGCCTCGTCATCGACCTGTCGCTGATGAACCGCGTCGACGTCGACTCCGAAAGGCGCACCGCGCGGGTGCAGGGCGGAGCGACATGGGCACAGGTCGACGCCGCCACGCACGCGCACGGTCTGGCGACGCCGACCGGCATCATCTCCAGCACCGGTGTCGGCGGCCTGACGCTGGGCGGCGGCCACGGCTACCTGACCCGCAAGCACGGCCTCACCATCGACAATCTGTTGGAGGCGGAGGTCGTCCTGGCCGACGGCAAGGTGGTGACGGCGTCGGAATCGCAGCACCCCGACCTGTTCTGGGCGCTGCGCGGCGGCGGCGGAAACTTCGGCGTGGTCACGTCGTTCACGTTCCGCCTGCATCCGGTTCACACGGTGATCTGCGGTCCCACGGCGTGGCCCTCGTCGGCCACCGCCGACATCCTCTCGTGGTACCGGGACTTCATGCCCGCGCAGGACGAGGATCTCTACGGATTCTTCGCGGCCATGACCGTCCCGCCGGTGGCGCCGTTCCCCGAGGCGTTCCACCTGCACAAGGCGTGCGCCGTGGTCTGGTGCTACACGGGTGATCCCGCGGGCGCCGAAGAAGCGTTCGCGCCGGTCCGGCAGATGGAACCCGCCTTCGACGGCCTGGGCCCCGTACCCTATCCCCTGTTGCAGTCGACCTTCGATGGCCTGTATCCCAAAGGGCTGCAATGGTATTGGCGGGGTGACTTCGTCCGGACGATTCCCGACGCCGCGGTGCAAGCCCATGCCCGCTTCACCGAGGAACTGCCGACCATGCACTCCACGATGCACCTGTACCCGATCGACGGTGCGGTTCACCAGGTCGGCCAATCCGACACGGCGTGGGCGTACCGGGACGTCAACTTCTCCCAAGTCATCGCCGGGGTCGACCCCGACCCGGCGAACGCGGAGCTGTTGAAACGCTGGACCGTCGACTACTGGGACGCCACCCACCCGTACTCCGCCGGCGGCGCCTACGTGAACTTCATGATGGACGAGGGGCAGGAGCGGGTGCGGGCGACCTACGGTCCGAACTACCAGCGGCTCACCGAGATCAAGGCGCAATACGATCCGGGCAACGTCTTCCACATCAACCAGAACATCCGGCCCGCCGGGTAA
- a CDS encoding helix-turn-helix transcriptional regulator, whose protein sequence is MAQWVPPPLPAELIARRRGPLVGRDPELAVFEQAWARVERGNRQAVFIGGEPGAGKTRLAAEVAGTLFDHGVAVLVGSSTADEDLPYAPFAEALDRLLTASPPGSMTEALGDVGPQLRRLSAQVGRHSPDDGPAPEVGSARQALFDALTGFLRRLAADRPIALILDDLHWAQLPTLALLEHVLIGCADVRLLVVVTFRTTEPDRSDDLATRLAELHRFDGVRRLDLAGLDTEAIAEFVTRTQQLAPASARTAAALLRERTGGNPFFLTELVNDLEIRGGLATLSTQQTVPASVGDAIARRLAGLGTGVRAVIEQAAVLGQTFDLPALISTCGAEVGATLAAVDSAEAVGLVRAVTDSDGEFAFVHALTRESVLGGMAASRLRIMHARAAEALEGRADPALVPRLANHFLVAHVLGYHEQALRYARQAARMAEQSLAYEDAAKWFERAASLPELSLADRARLHLDAAANHVRGGSFARARAIYERIGAMDDPLMRLEAAVGYEEANWRPGQSNSKAADLLASALESCGLQAEDPRYVQALGSFGRALAFAGEADRAREVGADAIERARAIGDATVLLHTLKTSLWQGLTPEMSEIQAERAAEVSSLALSRRDYESLGAASHFHAMVSYLAGRPDGLAAATADMRRAAQSCGQPAFGFVGACIEQALAYLRGDFAGAERWADIALRTGDLFGADDTEGSNGVQMFMIRRETGDLKRFGEFIDGSETFTGRWVPGLLALYTELNCERGMSRALNQLLNRNLGDRLEDAQWPMELVFMVEAALELSHREAVHALRPFVSRYTGKNLVAGQFVALFGSADRYLARMAALCGDGAAAERHFAAATGMDRRMGSVVHISETLARHALFAASRGRTEDARGLAEEARALAGAIGQNRVVDLADSVLAMGSLGPDGLTEREVEVLRLLAEGLSNRAIGERLFISTNTAANHVRNILIKTGAANRTQAAMYAADHELLG, encoded by the coding sequence ATGGCGCAGTGGGTGCCGCCCCCGCTCCCGGCCGAACTGATCGCTCGTCGCCGGGGCCCGCTCGTGGGTCGCGACCCCGAACTCGCGGTGTTCGAGCAGGCCTGGGCCCGGGTCGAGCGGGGGAACCGGCAGGCCGTTTTCATCGGCGGTGAGCCGGGGGCCGGTAAGACGCGGCTGGCGGCGGAGGTGGCCGGGACGCTGTTCGACCACGGCGTCGCGGTGCTGGTAGGTAGTTCGACCGCCGACGAGGATCTGCCCTACGCCCCGTTCGCCGAGGCGCTCGACCGGCTGCTGACCGCCAGTCCGCCGGGTTCGATGACCGAAGCGTTGGGCGACGTGGGACCGCAGCTGCGGCGGCTGTCGGCGCAAGTGGGCCGGCACTCGCCGGACGACGGCCCGGCGCCCGAGGTCGGGTCGGCGCGGCAGGCCCTCTTCGACGCGTTGACCGGCTTCCTGCGGCGGCTGGCGGCGGATCGCCCGATCGCGCTGATCCTCGACGACCTGCACTGGGCGCAGCTTCCCACCCTCGCGCTGCTCGAGCACGTGCTGATCGGCTGCGCCGATGTGCGCCTGCTGGTGGTGGTCACCTTCCGCACGACCGAGCCCGACCGGTCCGACGATCTGGCCACCCGGCTGGCCGAACTGCACCGGTTCGACGGGGTCCGGCGCCTGGACCTGGCGGGACTGGACACCGAGGCGATCGCCGAATTCGTGACGCGAACCCAGCAGCTGGCCCCCGCATCCGCGCGCACGGCCGCCGCCCTGCTGCGCGAGAGGACCGGCGGCAATCCGTTCTTCCTGACCGAACTGGTCAACGACCTCGAAATCCGGGGCGGCCTGGCCACATTGAGCACGCAGCAGACGGTCCCCGCATCGGTCGGAGACGCCATCGCCCGCCGCCTTGCCGGGCTGGGGACCGGCGTGCGGGCGGTCATCGAGCAGGCGGCGGTGCTGGGCCAGACGTTCGACCTGCCGGCGCTCATCTCGACGTGCGGGGCCGAGGTCGGCGCGACGCTGGCGGCGGTCGATTCGGCCGAGGCCGTCGGGCTGGTCCGCGCGGTCACCGACTCCGACGGTGAGTTCGCGTTCGTGCACGCCCTGACCCGTGAATCGGTGCTCGGCGGCATGGCGGCCTCGCGGCTGCGGATCATGCACGCGCGCGCCGCCGAGGCACTGGAGGGACGCGCCGACCCCGCGCTCGTCCCGCGCCTGGCCAACCACTTCCTGGTGGCACACGTGCTGGGCTACCACGAGCAGGCGTTGCGTTACGCGCGCCAGGCGGCCCGAATGGCCGAACAGAGCCTGGCCTACGAGGACGCGGCGAAGTGGTTCGAGCGGGCGGCGTCGCTTCCCGAACTCAGCCTCGCGGACCGTGCCAGGCTGCACCTCGACGCGGCCGCGAACCACGTGCGGGGGGGCTCGTTCGCGCGGGCGCGCGCCATCTACGAACGCATCGGCGCGATGGACGACCCGCTGATGCGGCTGGAGGCGGCCGTCGGCTACGAGGAAGCCAATTGGCGCCCCGGGCAGTCGAATTCGAAAGCCGCCGACCTGTTGGCCTCAGCGCTGGAATCCTGCGGGCTGCAGGCCGAGGACCCGCGCTACGTGCAGGCGCTCGGCAGCTTCGGCCGGGCGCTGGCCTTCGCCGGCGAGGCGGACCGGGCACGCGAGGTCGGCGCCGACGCGATCGAGCGCGCGCGCGCCATCGGCGACGCGACTGTACTGCTGCACACGTTGAAAACCAGCCTGTGGCAAGGCCTTACCCCGGAGATGAGCGAAATCCAGGCGGAGCGTGCGGCCGAGGTGTCGAGCTTGGCGCTGTCGCGTCGCGACTACGAGTCACTCGGCGCGGCATCGCACTTCCATGCCATGGTCAGCTACCTGGCCGGCCGGCCCGACGGCCTTGCCGCCGCGACCGCGGACATGCGGCGAGCGGCCCAGAGCTGCGGGCAACCCGCCTTCGGCTTTGTCGGCGCGTGCATCGAGCAAGCACTGGCCTATCTGCGCGGCGACTTCGCCGGGGCCGAACGCTGGGCCGACATCGCCTTGCGCACAGGCGATTTGTTCGGCGCAGACGACACCGAGGGCTCGAACGGGGTCCAGATGTTCATGATCCGTCGCGAGACCGGCGACCTGAAGAGGTTCGGCGAGTTCATCGACGGCAGTGAAACGTTCACCGGCCGCTGGGTGCCGGGGCTGCTTGCCCTGTACACCGAGCTCAACTGCGAACGCGGCATGAGCCGCGCGCTCAACCAGCTACTCAACCGCAACCTCGGCGACCGCCTCGAAGACGCGCAGTGGCCGATGGAGCTGGTGTTCATGGTCGAGGCGGCGCTGGAGCTGTCCCACCGCGAAGCGGTCCACGCGCTGCGCCCGTTCGTCTCGCGTTATACCGGAAAGAATCTGGTGGCCGGCCAGTTCGTCGCGCTGTTCGGCAGCGCCGACCGGTACCTGGCGCGGATGGCCGCGCTCTGCGGGGACGGCGCCGCGGCTGAGCGGCACTTCGCCGCCGCTACCGGGATGGACCGCCGGATGGGCTCGGTGGTCCACATCAGCGAGACGCTGGCGCGACACGCGTTGTTCGCGGCGTCGCGCGGTCGCACCGAGGACGCCCGGGGTCTGGCGGAGGAGGCGCGCGCGCTCGCCGGTGCGATCGGCCAGAACCGGGTGGTCGACCTCGCCGATTCGGTGCTGGCCATGGGTTCCCTGGGACCGGACGGCCTGACCGAACGGGAGGTCGAGGTGCTGCGGCTGCTCGCCGAGGGGTTGAGCAATCGCGCGATCGGCGAACGCCTTTTCATCAGCACCAACACCGCGGCGAACCATGTGCGCAACATCCTGATCAAGACGGGCGCCGCGAACCGCACGCAGGCGGCGATGTACGCCGCCGATCACGAACTCCTCGGGTAG
- a CDS encoding heavy-metal-associated domain-containing protein, with translation MNTSEFRVDGMSCGHCEAAVKEEVGRLPGVERVEVSADTGRLVITSCVPIDASAVLRAVEEAGYEAVLVA, from the coding sequence ATGAACACGAGCGAATTCCGGGTCGACGGGATGAGCTGTGGCCACTGCGAGGCGGCCGTCAAGGAGGAGGTCGGCCGCCTGCCCGGCGTGGAGCGCGTGGAGGTCAGCGCCGACACCGGCAGGCTGGTGATCACGAGTTGCGTGCCCATCGACGCGAGCGCGGTGCTCCGGGCGGTTGAAGAGGCCGGCTACGAGGCCGTGCTGGTGGCATGA
- a CDS encoding polysaccharide deacetylase family protein, translated as MNRRQFLGSLAASVVAGVGAARLVVDPQPRTFADVPPASAVTSGPTAPAALLPPPPLSARIPLPGGGALRKIPGEGDLLALTVDDGVNSEVVRAYTQFAKDTGVRLTYFVNGTYASWTENAELLRPLVDSGQIQLANHTWSHPDLTTLTKEQVDEQLTRNDEFLKKTYGIGAKPYWRPPYAKRNAVVDAIATDLGYTMPTLWSGSLSDATLITEEYIVQMADQYFTPQAIVIGHLNHLPVTHVYPQLVDVIRSRNLRTVTLNDVFLKTP; from the coding sequence ATGAATCGCCGTCAGTTTCTGGGTTCGCTCGCCGCATCGGTCGTCGCCGGTGTGGGCGCCGCCCGGCTGGTGGTCGACCCGCAGCCGCGAACCTTCGCCGATGTACCGCCGGCTTCTGCGGTGACGTCCGGACCCACCGCCCCGGCCGCCCTGTTGCCGCCCCCACCGCTGAGCGCCCGCATCCCCCTGCCCGGAGGGGGCGCTTTGAGGAAGATCCCCGGGGAAGGTGACCTGCTGGCGCTCACGGTCGACGACGGCGTCAACAGCGAGGTGGTGCGGGCGTACACGCAGTTCGCCAAAGACACCGGTGTGCGGTTGACCTACTTCGTCAACGGCACTTACGCCTCGTGGACCGAGAACGCGGAGCTGCTGCGGCCCCTGGTCGACAGCGGGCAGATCCAACTCGCCAACCACACGTGGTCACACCCGGATCTGACGACGCTGACCAAGGAGCAGGTCGACGAGCAACTCACCCGCAACGACGAATTCCTCAAAAAGACATACGGAATCGGTGCGAAGCCGTACTGGCGGCCGCCGTATGCGAAGCGCAATGCGGTCGTCGACGCCATCGCCACCGACCTGGGCTACACCATGCCGACGTTATGGTCGGGATCGCTGTCGGATGCGACGTTGATCACCGAGGAATACATCGTGCAGATGGCCGACCAGTACTTCACGCCGCAGGCCATCGTCATCGGCCACCTCAATCACCTGCCGGTGACACACGTCTACCCGCAACTCGTCGACGTCATCCGCTCGCGCAACCTGCGCACCGTCACGCTCAACGACGTCTTCCTCAAAACCCCGTAG
- a CDS encoding cation-translocating P-type ATPase gives MSAAPVSHIELTIAGMTCASCAARIEKKLNRLDGVAATVNYATEKAALTVPPGYDPQLLIAAVEQAGYSATLPQREAPAREKTDDAELTALRTRLVTSAVLATPVIAMAMIPALQFRYWQWASLVLAAPVVVWGGRPFHTAAWANLRHGAATMDTLVSIGTLSAFLWSLYALFLGTAGEPGMRDGFELTVRPSDGAGNIYLEVAAGVTLFVLAGRYFEKRSKRTAGAALRALLELGAKDVAVLRDGAETRIPVDRLAVGDEFVVRPGEKVATDGIVVSGSSAVDASMLTGESVPVEVGAGDTVTGATVNAGGRLVVRATRVGDDTRLAQMAKLVEEAQSGKAEVQRIADRISGVFVPVVIGIALMTLGAWLAFGFPATAALTAAVAVLIIACPCALGLATPTALLVGTGRAAQLGVLIKGPEMLESTRSVDTIVLDKTGTVTTGKMTLVDVIGGPGTDRETLLRYAGALEEASEHPIAQAIAKAAKAELGSLPAAEDFTNAEGNGVRGIVDGHTVVVGRPSLLAAWDQPLDGALSAGKDRAEGEGKTAVGVGWDGRARGVLVIADTVKPTSAEAVRQFKGLGLTPILLTGDNRTVAQQIADEVGITQVISETLPADKVDAIKRLQSEGKVVAMVGDGVNDAAALATADLGVAMGTGTDVAIQAADLTVTRGDLRAAVDAIRLSRRTLATIKANLFWAFGYNIAAIPLAALGMLNPMLAGAAMAFSSVFVVANSLRLRSFTSVTGG, from the coding sequence ATGAGCGCGGCGCCGGTGAGCCATATCGAACTGACCATCGCGGGGATGACGTGCGCGTCGTGCGCCGCGCGGATCGAGAAGAAGCTGAACAGGCTCGACGGCGTCGCCGCGACCGTCAACTACGCCACCGAAAAGGCCGCCCTCACCGTCCCCCCGGGGTACGACCCCCAGCTACTGATCGCCGCCGTCGAGCAAGCGGGTTACAGCGCCACCCTGCCGCAACGGGAGGCGCCCGCCCGCGAGAAGACCGACGATGCCGAGCTCACCGCGTTACGCACCCGCCTCGTCACTTCCGCCGTGCTCGCCACCCCGGTGATCGCCATGGCGATGATCCCCGCCCTGCAATTCCGGTACTGGCAGTGGGCGTCGCTGGTCCTGGCGGCACCGGTCGTCGTCTGGGGCGGGCGTCCCTTCCACACCGCCGCCTGGGCCAATCTCAGACACGGCGCCGCCACCATGGACACCCTCGTCTCGATTGGAACGCTGTCGGCCTTCCTGTGGTCGCTGTATGCGCTCTTCTTGGGGACGGCGGGGGAGCCGGGGATGCGGGACGGCTTCGAACTGACCGTCCGGCCCTCAGACGGCGCCGGCAACATCTACCTGGAAGTCGCCGCGGGTGTGACCCTGTTCGTGCTCGCCGGGCGGTACTTCGAGAAGCGCTCCAAGCGGACGGCGGGCGCCGCGCTGCGTGCCTTGCTGGAGCTCGGCGCCAAAGATGTCGCCGTGTTGCGGGACGGAGCCGAGACCCGCATCCCGGTGGACCGCCTCGCGGTCGGCGACGAGTTCGTGGTGCGGCCCGGGGAGAAGGTCGCTACTGACGGCATCGTGGTCTCCGGATCCTCGGCCGTGGACGCCTCGATGCTCACTGGCGAATCCGTCCCCGTCGAGGTCGGTGCGGGCGACACCGTCACGGGCGCCACCGTGAACGCCGGCGGACGCCTCGTCGTACGCGCCACCCGGGTCGGTGACGACACGCGACTGGCGCAGATGGCCAAGCTGGTCGAGGAGGCCCAGTCGGGCAAGGCCGAGGTGCAGCGGATCGCCGACCGCATCTCGGGCGTGTTCGTCCCCGTGGTCATCGGCATCGCCCTGATGACGCTCGGAGCGTGGCTCGCGTTCGGGTTCCCTGCCACCGCGGCCCTGACCGCGGCCGTCGCGGTGCTGATCATCGCCTGCCCGTGCGCGCTCGGGCTGGCGACCCCGACCGCCCTGCTGGTGGGCACCGGTCGCGCGGCTCAGCTCGGCGTGCTGATCAAGGGACCCGAGATGCTGGAGTCCACCCGCAGCGTCGACACCATCGTGCTCGACAAGACCGGCACCGTCACCACCGGCAAGATGACCCTCGTCGACGTGATCGGCGGCCCGGGGACGGACCGCGAGACGCTGCTGCGCTACGCCGGGGCCCTCGAGGAGGCGTCGGAACATCCCATCGCTCAGGCCATCGCCAAGGCCGCCAAAGCCGAGCTCGGCAGCCTCCCCGCGGCCGAAGACTTCACCAACGCCGAAGGAAACGGCGTGCGGGGCATCGTCGACGGCCACACCGTCGTCGTAGGGCGCCCGAGCTTGCTCGCCGCCTGGGACCAGCCGCTGGACGGCGCGCTGTCGGCGGGCAAGGACCGCGCCGAGGGGGAGGGCAAAACCGCGGTCGGCGTCGGCTGGGACGGCCGCGCCCGCGGGGTCCTGGTGATCGCCGACACCGTCAAACCGACCAGCGCGGAGGCGGTCCGGCAGTTCAAGGGGCTGGGCCTGACACCGATCCTGTTGACCGGCGACAACCGGACCGTCGCGCAGCAGATCGCCGACGAGGTCGGTATCACGCAGGTCATCTCCGAAACACTGCCCGCCGACAAGGTCGACGCCATCAAGCGGTTGCAGTCCGAAGGCAAGGTGGTCGCGATGGTCGGCGACGGGGTCAACGACGCCGCGGCGCTGGCGACCGCCGATCTCGGGGTCGCCATGGGCACCGGCACCGACGTCGCGATCCAGGCCGCCGACCTCACCGTCACCCGCGGTGACTTACGCGCCGCCGTCGATGCCATTCGGCTGTCCCGGCGGACGCTGGCGACCATTAAGGCCAACCTGTTCTGGGCCTTCGGCTACAACATCGCCGCGATCCCGCTCGCCGCGCTCGGCATGCTCAACCCGATGCTCGCGGGCGCCGCGATGGCGTTTTCCAGCGTTTTCGTGGTCGCCAACAGCCTGCGGCTGCGCTCGTTCACCAGCGTCACAGGCGGTTGA
- a CDS encoding TetR/AcrR family transcriptional regulator — MESKRRTQEERSAATRDALIAAARKLWGLRGYAEVGTPEIATAAGVTRGAMYHQFADKAALFREVVEAVEQDVMARMERLVAESGATTPADAIRAAVDAWLDVSGDPEVRQLMLLDAPSVLGWAGFRDVAQRYSLGMTEQLITEAIRAGQLPKQPVRPLAHVLIGALDEAAMLISTADDPKRTRRETRQVLHRLIDGMLKG; from the coding sequence ATGGAAAGCAAGAGACGGACTCAGGAAGAGCGCTCCGCGGCGACCCGCGACGCGCTGATTGCGGCTGCGCGCAAGCTGTGGGGATTGCGGGGTTATGCGGAGGTGGGCACGCCGGAGATCGCGACCGCCGCGGGGGTGACGCGCGGGGCGATGTATCACCAATTCGCGGACAAGGCGGCGCTGTTTCGCGAGGTCGTGGAGGCGGTGGAGCAGGATGTGATGGCCCGGATGGAGAGGCTGGTGGCCGAGTCGGGGGCGACGACGCCGGCAGACGCGATCCGCGCGGCGGTCGACGCATGGCTGGATGTCTCCGGGGACCCGGAGGTGCGCCAGCTGATGCTGCTGGACGCCCCGAGTGTGTTGGGCTGGGCCGGTTTTCGCGATGTCGCCCAGCGGTACAGCCTGGGCATGACCGAGCAGTTGATCACCGAGGCCATCCGGGCCGGGCAGTTGCCCAAGCAGCCGGTGCGGCCGTTGGCGCACGTGCTGATCGGTGCGCTCGACGAGGCCGCAATGCTCATCTCCACCGCCGACGATCCCAAGCGCACCCGCCGGGAGACCCGGCAGGTGCTGCACCGGCTGATCGACGGAATGCTGAAAGGATGA
- a CDS encoding alpha/beta hydrolase family protein produces the protein MDQFFGRLSLLHGWFPPTVQALTLLMLIIAIQWRAPRWLKRVLPAALIAAAAVAALSYWYITSLGVAGDPAPTALWLWIALSGLAAAVFLVGWRGARWWRRGVAVLSIALCVLCAGMALNSWVGYFPTALAAWNQLTSVPLPDQIDRLRVTEMQVAGTRPSKGVVVPVDIDDNASHFRHRRELVYLPPAWFNSNPPPRLPAVMMISSAFNTPTDWLGPGGAFTTIDNFAAAHHGFSPVLVFVDPTGSFDNDTECVNGSRGNAADHLAKDVVPFVVSNFGVSADRANWGVAGWSMGGTCAVDLAVMHPELFSAFVDIAGDRSPNVGPKDQTIAKLFNGDHTAWAAFDPLTVMARHGRYTGLSGWFDVPGSSEQRNVAEEANPTSTATSTDPAANPEGQDAAANALCTAATANGISCAVVSQPGKHDWPFAAQAFAAALPWLASTLGTPQAEQVQLPRRGGGEPH, from the coding sequence TTGGACCAATTCTTCGGACGACTGTCCTTGCTGCATGGGTGGTTTCCGCCGACCGTGCAGGCACTGACGCTGCTGATGCTGATAATCGCGATCCAGTGGCGTGCGCCGCGCTGGCTCAAGCGGGTGCTGCCCGCGGCCCTGATCGCGGCCGCCGCGGTGGCCGCGCTGTCGTACTGGTACATCACGTCGCTCGGCGTGGCCGGGGACCCGGCGCCGACGGCGCTGTGGCTCTGGATCGCGCTGAGCGGCCTCGCCGCCGCGGTTTTCCTGGTCGGCTGGCGGGGTGCCCGCTGGTGGCGGCGCGGGGTGGCGGTGCTGTCCATAGCCCTGTGCGTGTTGTGTGCCGGGATGGCGTTGAACAGCTGGGTGGGCTACTTCCCGACGGCACTTGCCGCATGGAATCAACTGACCTCCGTGCCGTTGCCCGACCAGATCGACCGGCTGCGGGTCACCGAGATGCAGGTCGCCGGGACCAGGCCGAGCAAGGGCGTGGTGGTGCCGGTGGACATCGACGACAACGCCTCGCACTTTCGCCACCGCCGGGAACTGGTCTATCTGCCTCCCGCGTGGTTCAACAGCAATCCGCCGCCTCGGCTGCCGGCGGTCATGATGATCAGCTCGGCCTTCAACACCCCGACCGACTGGCTGGGCCCAGGCGGCGCCTTCACCACCATCGACAACTTCGCCGCCGCGCATCACGGGTTCTCCCCGGTGCTGGTGTTCGTCGACCCAACCGGTTCGTTCGACAACGACACCGAGTGCGTCAACGGCAGCCGGGGCAACGCCGCCGACCACCTGGCCAAGGACGTCGTGCCCTTCGTGGTGTCGAACTTCGGCGTCAGCGCCGATCGAGCCAACTGGGGTGTCGCCGGATGGTCGATGGGCGGCACCTGCGCGGTTGACCTGGCGGTCATGCATCCGGAACTGTTCAGCGCCTTCGTGGACATCGCCGGTGACCGCAGCCCCAATGTCGGCCCCAAGGATCAAACGATCGCCAAATTGTTCAATGGCGACCACACCGCCTGGGCCGCGTTCGACCCGCTCACCGTGATGGCGCGGCATGGTCGCTACACCGGATTGTCGGGCTGGTTCGACGTCCCGGGTTCGTCCGAGCAGCGCAATGTCGCCGAGGAAGCCAATCCCACGTCCACCGCCACCAGCACCGACCCCGCCGCCAACCCGGAAGGCCAGGACGCCGCCGCCAACGCGTTGTGCACCGCCGCCACCGCGAACGGCATCTCCTGCGCCGTGGTCAGCCAGCCGGGCAAGCATGATTGGCCGTTTGCCGCCCAGGCGTTTGCTGCCGCACTACCCTGGCTCGCCTCGACGCTGGGAACACCCCAAGCTGAGCAAGTCCAGCTGCCCCGGCGCGGCGGCGGCGAACCGCACTGA